One window of the Benincasa hispida cultivar B227 chromosome 3, ASM972705v1, whole genome shotgun sequence genome contains the following:
- the LOC120073710 gene encoding cationic amino acid transporter 3, mitochondrial-like has product MGFLVSSGEESGRGGRSSRVGFKALIRRKQVDSADSSSSSSSGHHQLARELSIPHLISIGVGATIGAGVYILVGTVAREHSGPALAISFLIAGIAAALSAFCYAELASRCPSAGSAYHYSYICVGEGVAWLIGWALILEYTLGGSTVARGISPNLALLFGGNDHLPSFLARQTLPGLGIVVDPCAAILVLIVTALLCMGIKESIAAQAVVTGANICAMIFVIIAGSYIGFKTGWVGYELPTGYFPYGVDGMLAGSATVFFAYIGFDAVASTAEEVKNPQRDLPLGIASSLSLCCALYMMVSIVIVGLVPYYEMDPDTPISSAFAEHGMQWAAYVVSAGAVTALCSTLLGSILPQPRILMAMARDGLLPSFFSDVNKKTQVPVKSTIASGVGAASLAFFMDVSELAGMVSVGTLLAFTTVAVSVLILRYIPPNEVPLPSSLHESFDPLSLPIHTSAYDVDGKDAEIGSIKDSARPLLEKVDSSVDIPIISSYLARRGYTLNEKNRRKIAGWTILLTCVGALLLTYAATNLRLPSYVRYSVSGIGVMLLLSALIVLSCIDQDDARHSFGHTGGFTCPFVPLLPIVCILINTYLLINLGVGTWARVSVWLVIGVIVYAVYGRTHSTLRDAVYVSAEHAEKINNYSREVLA; this is encoded by the exons ATGGGTTTCTTGGTTTCTTCTGGAGAGGAGAGTGGAAGGGGTGGACGGAGTTCGAGAGTTGGTTTCAAAGCATTGATAAGGAGGAAACAGGTTGATTCTGCCGATTCGTCATCATCTTCATCCTCAGGGCATCATCAGTTAGCCAGAGAGTTATCGATTCCTCACCTTATTTCAATAG GAGTTGGTGCTACTATTGGAGCTGGAGTGTATATTCTTGTTGGAACTGTTGCCAGAGAGCATTCAGGACCAGCTCTTGCTATCTCCTTCCTGATTGCTGGAATTGCTGCAGCGCTTTCTGCATTTTGCTATGCGGAGCTTGCAAGTCGTTGCCCATCTGCTGGAAGTGCTTATCATTACTCATACATATGTGTTGGAGAAGG TGTTGCTTGGTTGATTGGTTGGGCTTTGATACTGGAATATACACTTGGTGGCTCAACTGTTGCACGTGGAATATCCCCAAATTTG GCCTTATTGTTTGGTGGCAATGATCATTTGCCTTCCTTTCTAGCTCGGCAAACTCTTCCCGGACTCGGTATTGTTGTTGATCCATGTGCAGCAATCTTAGTTTTGATTGTCACTGCTCTTTTGTGTATGGGAATCAAGGAG AGTATTGCAGCACAAGCCGTTGTGACGGGAGCAAATATATGTGCAATGATATTTGTAATTATAGCTGGCTCTTATATCGGTTTCAAGACGGGATGGGTTGGATATGAACTTCCTACAGG GTATTTTCCCTATGGAGTAGATGGGATGCTTGCTGGCTCTGCTACGGTCTTCTTCGCATATATTGGTTTTGATGCTGTTGCGAGTACTGCCGAAGAG GTGAAAAATCCTCAACGAGATTTGCCACTGGGGATAGCATCTTCATTATCTCTTTGCTGTGCACTATATATGATGGTCTCAATTGTCATTGTTGGTCTGGTGCCTTATTATGAGATGGATCCTGATACCCCCATCTCGTCTGCATTTGCTGAGCACGGCATGCAATGGGCTGC TTATGTGGTGAGTGCTGGAGCTGTTACTGCACTGTGCTCAACTTTGCTGGGTTCTATTTTACCTCAG CCACGAATCTTGATGGCAATGGCGAGAGATGGGTTGCTGCCTTCTTTCTTCTCTGATGTCAATAAAAAAACTCAAGTTCCTGTCAAGAGCACCATAGCAAGTGGTGTTGGGGCTGCAAGCTTGGCCTTTTTCATGGATGTTTCAGAGTTAGCAGGGATG GTCAGTGTTGGTACCCTTCTAGCATTTACCACAGTGGCTGTATCCGTGTTGATTCTCAGATATATTCCACCCAATGAGGTGCCGTTGCCGTCGTCTCTTCATGAGTCATTTGATCCACTGTCCCTACCAATTCATACAAGTGCATATGATGTTGATGGAAAAGATGCCGAAATCGGTTCTATTAAGGACAGTGCTAGACCCTTGCTTGAGAAAGTGGATTCATCAGTTGACATCCCCATAATCAGCAGCTATCTAGCTCGACGTGGCT ACACTCTAAATGAGAAGAATCGACGAAAAATTGCTGGATGGACCATCTTGTTAACATGCGTCGGGGCACTACTCCTTACGTACGCAGCTACAAATTTGAGGCTTCCAAG CTATGTGCGATATTCAGTTAGCGGAATCGGCGTTATGCTTCTTTTATCTGCTTTGATTGTACTGTCCTGCATAGACCAAGATGATGCAAGGCACAGCTTTGGACACACAGGAG GTTTCACCTGTCCATTTGTTCCTCTGCTACCAATTGTGTGTATTCTCATCAACACCTACTTACTCATCAATCTCGG AGTTGGTACATGGGCTCGAGTGTCGGTATGGCTAGTGATCGGAGTGATCGTTTACGCAGTCTATGGTCGAACCCACAGCACTCTACGAGATGCAGTCTATGTGTCAGCCGAACATGCCGAGAAAATAAACAATTACTCGAGGGAGGTCCTGGCTTGA